CTGGGTGATCATCCGCACCGGCCGCATCTCAGCCAATCCTTCACATGCAAGCGCTAGCTTCCCCGCATCTTCCTGAAACCGCCCCTTCCCGGCACCGCATCGCGCGCCGCAAACCGCGCACGGCGCGCGTGGGGATCTTCGGCGTGGGATACCATGCCTACTGGAACCAATTTCCAGGCCTTCAGGATGAGTTGAAGGGGAAGATCGATGTGCTGGTCGAAAAGGTGGCCGCCACCGGTGTGAGCGTCACCAATTTCGGTCTGATCGACCGCGCGCAGGCGGCGTATGCGCTCGTGCCGAAGCTCAAGGCTGCCGATCTTGACCTTGTTTTCTGCGACATGGTGACCTACGCAACATCGGCTACGTTCGCCATCGTCATTCGATCGCTGGACATCCCGGTTGTGCTTGTCGCCCTGCAGCCGCTGGGCGCCCTGGACTATCCGCGCGCCACGACGCACATGCAGCTTGCCAACGATGACTTCTGCTCCGTGCCGGAGTTCACCGGGGTCGCCATCCGCATGGGAAAACGCCCGCCCGAGGTGATCCTCGGCACGCTTCATGACGATCCCGCCGCCGAGGCGGAGATTGTCGAGTGGTGCGACATCGCGATGGTGCTGCACGATCTCAAGCGTGCGCGCATCGGCCATTTTGGCCATCCGATCGAGCACATGTTAGACATGCAGACCGACCAGACGGCGCTCACGGCAGCGTTCGGCTGCCACCTGGTGCAGACGGAGGCCGACGACCTGCTTCGATTTGAGCGTGAGGTGACCGACGCTGAAACCCAGGCGAAGTGCCGGGAGATCCTGAACCTGTTTGACACGCCGGATCCGAAAGCGGATCCACTCACCCGCAAATTGACGGAGGAGGATCTCGCGACCGCGGCGAAAATCGCCGTAACGCTGGACAAGTTCATCGCGCACCACCAGCTCGACGGCCTGGCCTACTACTACGAAGGCGAGCCGGGCAGCAATCTGCGGAAGATCGTCACCAACCTGATCGTGGGCAACTCACTGCTGACCGCGGCGGGATTTCCCATGTGCGGGGAATCGGACCTCAAAACCTGCATCGCGATGCTGATCATGGATCGTCTGGGAATCGGGGGAAGCTTCGCCGAGTTTCATCCGATCGACTTCCAGGAGGGATTCGTGCTGGTCGGACACGACGGACCGCATCACATCAACATCGCGGATGGCAGGCCGGTGCTGCGAAGCCTGATCAAGTACCATGGCAAGCCCGGACACGGCGCGAGCGTGGAGTTCAAAATCAAGGAGGGGCCGATCACGAT
This window of the Opitutaceae bacterium genome carries:
- a CDS encoding L-fucose/L-arabinose isomerase family protein — its product is MQALASPHLPETAPSRHRIARRKPRTARVGIFGVGYHAYWNQFPGLQDELKGKIDVLVEKVAATGVSVTNFGLIDRAQAAYALVPKLKAADLDLVFCDMVTYATSATFAIVIRSLDIPVVLVALQPLGALDYPRATTHMQLANDDFCSVPEFTGVAIRMGKRPPEVILGTLHDDPAAEAEIVEWCDIAMVLHDLKRARIGHFGHPIEHMLDMQTDQTALTAAFGCHLVQTEADDLLRFEREVTDAETQAKCREILNLFDTPDPKADPLTRKLTEEDLATAAKIAVTLDKFIAHHQLDGLAYYYEGEPGSNLRKIVTNLIVGNSLLTAAGFPMCGESDLKTCIAMLIMDRLGIGGSFAEFHPIDFQEGFVLVGHDGPHHINIADGRPVLRSLIKYHGKPGHGASVEFKIKEGPITMLSVGVNAQGRFKFIVAEGESVRGPIPATGNTNTRGFFLPDVRTFLKRWVAEGPTHHFALGVGHRAQSLRRLGEALGIETVIINQSARR